The following proteins come from a genomic window of Thiothrix winogradskyi:
- the fcl gene encoding GDP-L-fucose synthase, producing the protein MKKTRIYVAGHQGMVGSALVRQLQQRPEVELVLRSRQELNLNRQQEVEQFFQTENIDQVYLAAAKVGGIHANSTYPADFIYENLMIESNIIHSAWQAGVQRLLFLGSSCIYPKFAKQPMAESELLQGELEATNEPYAIAKIAGIKLCESYNRQYGTQYRSVMPTNLYGFNDNFHPENSHVIPALMRRFHEAMLAQEPQVTVWGSGTPLREFLHVDDMAAASIHVMEMDDAEYQALVPQTLSHINVGTGVDCSIAQLAELMAEVVGFQGKIVFDASKPDGTPRKLLDVSRLKSLGWEPQITLPDGLKSTYAWFVDHQRDFRQS; encoded by the coding sequence ATGAAAAAAACCCGTATTTATGTCGCTGGCCATCAGGGAATGGTTGGCTCTGCCTTGGTTCGCCAGTTGCAACAACGCCCGGAAGTGGAGTTGGTATTGCGTTCCCGGCAGGAATTGAACCTGAACCGTCAACAGGAGGTTGAACAGTTTTTCCAGACGGAAAACATTGATCAGGTCTATCTGGCAGCGGCAAAAGTCGGGGGGATTCATGCGAATAGCACGTATCCGGCGGATTTCATTTATGAAAACCTGATGATTGAAAGCAATATCATTCATTCAGCTTGGCAAGCAGGTGTTCAGCGCCTGCTTTTCCTTGGTTCGTCATGCATTTACCCCAAGTTTGCCAAACAGCCGATGGCTGAGTCTGAATTGTTGCAGGGTGAGTTGGAAGCAACCAATGAACCTTATGCAATTGCTAAAATCGCCGGTATCAAATTATGTGAATCGTATAACCGTCAGTATGGCACGCAATACCGCAGTGTTATGCCGACCAATTTGTACGGTTTTAACGACAATTTCCACCCTGAAAATTCGCATGTGATTCCTGCATTGATGCGGCGTTTCCATGAGGCTATGTTAGCGCAAGAACCACAGGTGACAGTCTGGGGTTCGGGGACACCATTGCGCGAGTTTCTGCATGTTGATGATATGGCTGCGGCTTCCATTCATGTGATGGAAATGGACGATGCGGAGTATCAAGCATTGGTGCCGCAAACCTTGTCGCATATTAATGTCGGCACGGGTGTGGATTGCAGCATTGCCCAACTGGCGGAACTCATGGCAGAAGTGGTCGGTTTTCAAGGGAAAATTGTATTCGATGCGAGCAAGCCGGATGGCACGCCGCGCAAATTACTGGATGTTTCCCGCCTGAAAAGTTTAGGTTGGGA
- the gmd gene encoding GDP-mannose 4,6-dehydratase, which produces MSKTALITGITGQDGAYLAEFLLKKGYTVHGIKRRSSLLNTDRIDHLYQDPHTSDGRFVLHYGDMTDSMNLTRIIGLVQPDEIYNLAAMSHVHVSFDMPEYTANADGIGTLRILEAVRFLNLTHKTRIYQASTSELYGLVQEVPQKETTPFYPRSPYAVAKLYAYWITVNYREAYGMFACNGILFNHESPLRGETFVTRKITRAASRIALGLQKDLHLGNLSAKRDWGHAEDYVEMMWLILQADKPEDFAIATGVTTEVREFVRMSFARAGISVEFHGEGVDEKGVIAGFDRAVYEVATGATPEQHGLEIGREIVSVDPRYFRPTEVELLIGDPTKAKEKLGWVPKHDLNSLVNDMMESDLKLMLKEKHLKDHGHRIMSYHE; this is translated from the coding sequence ATGAGCAAAACGGCTTTAATTACTGGGATTACAGGCCAAGATGGCGCTTACCTGGCCGAGTTTTTATTGAAAAAGGGCTATACCGTACACGGGATCAAACGTCGCTCTTCTTTACTGAATACTGACCGTATTGACCATCTGTACCAGGATCCACATACCTCTGATGGCAGATTTGTGCTGCACTACGGCGATATGACCGATAGCATGAACCTGACACGCATTATTGGTTTAGTCCAGCCGGATGAAATCTATAACCTTGCGGCGATGAGCCACGTACACGTTTCCTTCGATATGCCAGAATACACCGCCAATGCGGATGGTATCGGTACATTGCGGATTCTGGAGGCAGTGCGTTTCCTTAATCTGACTCATAAAACCCGGATTTATCAGGCATCTACGTCTGAATTATACGGTTTGGTGCAGGAAGTGCCGCAAAAGGAAACTACGCCATTCTATCCGCGTTCACCTTATGCGGTGGCTAAGTTGTATGCTTACTGGATCACGGTCAACTACCGTGAAGCCTATGGCATGTTTGCTTGCAATGGCATTTTATTCAATCACGAATCGCCTCTGCGTGGTGAAACCTTCGTAACCCGTAAAATCACCCGTGCGGCTTCCCGCATTGCCTTGGGTTTGCAGAAAGACCTGCATCTGGGCAATTTGTCCGCCAAGCGTGACTGGGGTCATGCGGAAGATTACGTCGAAATGATGTGGTTGATTCTGCAAGCGGATAAGCCGGAAGACTTTGCGATTGCAACCGGCGTTACCACCGAAGTGCGTGAATTTGTACGTATGTCATTTGCACGCGCTGGTATCTCGGTTGAGTTCCACGGTGAGGGTGTCGATGAGAAAGGCGTGATTGCTGGTTTTGACCGTGCTGTTTATGAAGTGGCTACGGGCGCGACACCGGAACAACATGGCTTGGAAATCGGTCGTGAGATTGTATCGGTTGACCCACGTTATTTCCGCCCGACTGAAGTCGAGTTGCTGATTGGCGATCCAACCAAAGCCAAAGAAAAACTGGGCTGGGTTCCTAAGCATGACTTGAATTCACTGGTGAATGACATGATGGAATCTGACCTGAAGCTGATGCTGAAAGAAAAGCATCTGAAAGACCACGGCCACCGCATTATGTCTTACCACGAGTAA
- a CDS encoding glycosyltransferase family 2 protein: MNKKFFFITICYNNLSGLMRTVDSLLAQTYLNWECIIIDGASKDGTPAYLQQLSEAQPNIRYVSAPDKGIYDAMNKGISHIQPCDYFCFLNSGDSLYAADTLIQLDRQLQAFAEQPPAIVYGDMCEEFADGKEIIKAAKRTFSLKKGMFCSHQSMFFHYRYASLRYDLGYKISSDYDYIVRAVNMLKHPSEMQCLDLILSRFDMTGVSNSRRLSGIKEDFRLRVKNGLCSPASSALYAARSVGLMNLKRFSYPLYLLMRSKTASNNQVM; encoded by the coding sequence ATGAATAAAAAATTCTTTTTCATTACAATCTGTTACAATAATCTGTCGGGTTTAATGCGGACGGTTGATTCGCTGTTGGCACAAACGTACCTCAACTGGGAATGCATCATTATTGATGGTGCTTCTAAAGACGGTACTCCGGCTTACTTACAGCAACTTTCCGAGGCACAACCCAATATCCGCTATGTTTCCGCGCCGGATAAAGGTATCTACGATGCCATGAATAAAGGCATTAGCCATATCCAGCCGTGTGATTACTTTTGTTTTCTGAATTCAGGGGATTCGCTGTATGCAGCCGATACCCTGATACAGTTAGACCGCCAGCTTCAGGCGTTTGCTGAGCAGCCGCCAGCGATTGTCTATGGCGATATGTGTGAGGAATTTGCGGATGGTAAGGAAATTATCAAGGCGGCAAAGCGCACCTTCAGTCTGAAAAAGGGCATGTTCTGTAGCCACCAGTCCATGTTTTTTCACTACCGTTACGCCTCCTTGCGCTATGATTTGGGGTATAAAATTTCATCTGACTATGACTATATTGTGCGGGCGGTGAATATGCTTAAGCACCCGTCTGAGATGCAGTGCTTAGATCTTATCCTTTCACGCTTTGACATGACGGGGGTCTCGAATAGCCGCCGCCTGTCCGGCATTAAGGAAGACTTTAGGCTCAGAGTCAAAAACGGGCTATGTTCACCAGCTTCCTCCGCGCTATACGCAGCACGTTCGGTAGGTTTGATGAATTTGAAACGGTTTTCGTACCCTTTATATTTGCTGATGCGCAGCAAAACAGCTTCTAACAATCAAGTGATGTAA
- the pssE gene encoding PssE/Cps14G family polysaccharide biosynthesis glycosyltransferase produces the protein MTLSSLDASNNKTRILVITGTTGFDSLVKKIDESRDLESRYEITLQTGEGSYQPQYKPWFDFDKSLKDKLADYDFFITHAGAGTIFMLLEHKKRVLVVPNTDRADKHQIELANYVKSQRLCAVCERVQDVEAAILAIDANTQHLQPYAKVEFNAVRDVLRYIYE, from the coding sequence GTGACGCTGAGTTCGCTGGACGCCTCTAATAATAAAACGCGAATCCTTGTCATCACTGGCACTACCGGGTTTGACTCGTTGGTGAAGAAAATTGATGAAAGCCGTGATTTGGAAAGTCGCTACGAGATTACCTTGCAAACCGGTGAAGGTAGTTACCAACCGCAGTACAAGCCTTGGTTCGATTTTGATAAAAGTTTAAAAGACAAACTCGCAGACTATGACTTTTTCATTACACATGCCGGGGCTGGTACGATTTTTATGTTGTTGGAGCATAAAAAACGGGTATTAGTGGTTCCTAATACCGATAGGGCTGATAAGCACCAGATTGAGTTGGCTAATTATGTGAAATCGCAGCGTTTGTGTGCGGTGTGTGAGCGTGTCCAGGATGTTGAGGCGGCGATTCTTGCCATTGACGCCAATACTCAGCATTTACAGCCTTACGCAAAAGTGGAATTTAATGCGGTGCGTGATGTATTGAGATACATATATGAATAA
- the pssD gene encoding PssD/Cps14F family polysaccharide biosynthesis glycosyltransferase, whose protein sequence is MGISILLVYGEGGHHDQAMRLMKQMQSLDPNIDFIHVTDTETMKGDSTEKIYTVPPIRHKNESFNPLAFVNAYLKAVILTVKLVRQYQPRAVIGFGPGICIPVFMVCKAMRVKKRIFFEDWCRFTSKSLSGKACSPFSTKFFVQNESLKELYRDAEFAGRL, encoded by the coding sequence ATGGGCATAAGTATATTGCTTGTGTACGGCGAGGGCGGGCATCATGATCAGGCCATGCGTCTGATGAAGCAAATGCAGTCACTTGATCCTAATATTGATTTCATTCACGTGACTGACACGGAAACGATGAAAGGCGATTCGACTGAAAAAATTTATACAGTGCCGCCCATTAGGCACAAAAATGAATCCTTCAATCCACTCGCGTTTGTGAATGCTTATTTGAAAGCCGTAATATTGACCGTGAAATTGGTGCGCCAATACCAGCCGCGTGCGGTGATTGGCTTTGGACCGGGCATCTGTATCCCGGTATTCATGGTTTGTAAGGCTATGCGTGTCAAAAAACGCATATTTTTTGAAGATTGGTGCCGTTTTACCAGTAAAAGCTTATCCGGTAAGGCGTGTTCACCTTTCAGTACCAAGTTTTTTGTTCAAAATGAATCCTTAAAGGAGTTGTATCGTGACGCTGAGTTCGCTGGACGCCTCTAA
- a CDS encoding glycosyltransferase family 4 protein — translation MKKNIGILTFYPMHGGGIFQYIQSMVDALAADKSNRYIIFADTDDSRFDDYGLEVRKLSPSNRSTLNQTIIFSQLLLGMRQPFFLRDDEKQVYADIDLFISPATSVYPHVFLKKPFIFTLHDMQEKYYPHAFSRTERFKRELRNQALTRAAKAVICESNYVKQDIMNFLGASGDKVAVIQSPPPEFLRSYEAKPENFAAVQRKYALPKRYIFYPAQCWFHKNHLKLVEAFNIIVNDTDEDVTLILSGSQQDYYPQLMAKIQALNLGHRVKHLGYIDYEDIPYLYKMAQMLVMPTLFESVSIPIYEAFALGVPVCCSNVVALPEQVGNAALIFDPNDAADMADKMLQLLRDAPLATELAARGRQRVKNFDHADYARKILAVINK, via the coding sequence ATGAAGAAAAACATCGGTATATTGACTTTTTATCCCATGCATGGCGGGGGTATTTTTCAGTATATTCAGTCAATGGTGGATGCTCTCGCAGCCGACAAGAGCAATCGCTACATTATTTTCGCCGATACTGATGATTCGCGTTTTGATGATTATGGCTTGGAAGTGAGGAAGTTGTCGCCTTCTAATCGCTCGACTCTCAATCAGACCATTATTTTTTCCCAATTATTGTTGGGAATGCGTCAGCCGTTTTTTCTGCGGGATGATGAGAAACAAGTGTATGCGGATATTGATTTGTTTATATCCCCAGCAACTTCGGTGTACCCGCATGTGTTTTTGAAAAAGCCGTTCATCTTTACGCTGCATGATATGCAGGAAAAATATTACCCTCATGCTTTTTCGCGAACGGAGCGTTTCAAGCGGGAGTTGAGGAATCAGGCGTTGACCAGGGCTGCAAAGGCGGTCATCTGTGAATCGAATTATGTTAAGCAGGACATAATGAACTTTTTGGGGGCTTCCGGCGACAAGGTAGCAGTGATCCAGTCTCCTCCACCAGAGTTTTTGCGCAGCTATGAGGCTAAGCCGGAAAATTTCGCAGCGGTGCAACGTAAATATGCGCTCCCAAAGCGCTATATTTTCTACCCGGCGCAGTGTTGGTTTCACAAAAATCATCTTAAGCTGGTGGAAGCATTCAATATTATTGTGAATGATACCGATGAGGATGTGACGTTAATTTTATCGGGGTCACAGCAAGATTATTACCCGCAGTTGATGGCAAAGATACAGGCGTTAAACCTTGGGCATCGTGTCAAACATCTGGGTTACATTGATTATGAGGATATTCCCTACCTCTATAAAATGGCGCAAATGTTGGTGATGCCTACCTTGTTTGAGAGTGTCAGTATTCCGATTTATGAGGCGTTTGCTTTGGGTGTGCCAGTTTGTTGTTCTAATGTGGTGGCGTTGCCAGAGCAAGTGGGGAATGCCGCTTTGATTTTCGATCCCAATGATGCGGCTGATATGGCAGACAAGATGTTGCAATTGTTACGTGATGCACCCTTGGCTACGGAATTGGCGGCAAGAGGTAGGCAGCGTGTCAAGAATTTCGACCATGCAGACTATGCCCGCAAAATACTGGCTGTCATTAATAAGTAA
- a CDS encoding oligosaccharide flippase family protein: protein MKNISRNIAFSGLGYVLPLLASLATIPLMIKYMGTDIYGLYIICISLIGFMNFVDLGVGQAIVKYVSQYEVTGENAKVKPILDIALLMYVVLGLVIAAAVLIFALPLGHLIYNEDAVKAELAAKALSITAVAFLLSYINQFFLNVFKAYHRFDIPAVIQNSANIAGVVMATIMVLFGYDLIAILWGYVIIQMIALSSGYILGKQVLPQDVRLGLSFDRHIFAEMIGFSAYTFVSNFLGGVVSRLDKFIIGAILGTEAVTYYQIPHTIAQMANGLIQVLSQITFPRFSELSSLNDQVGRLALYRRAMWLVFLFSMAISVALISSGGAFLELWISPEFALHSTLTLQIIALYFFFQSNTVVAYWVLQGSGNAKVTAISSFLGTVAYVVGMYVLTPRYGHDGAALSLFLLLLPLPYFYWWVQRNVGHKFGEYLLQTLLFVVLGALIIVLLNYVHEYINSNLLVIVADGVVLMGVVGAALLYLFRETLRVRFK from the coding sequence ATGAAAAATATATCGAGGAACATCGCATTTAGTGGCCTTGGCTATGTGCTGCCGTTACTTGCGTCATTGGCTACGATTCCGCTGATGATCAAGTACATGGGTACCGACATCTATGGGCTTTATATTATTTGTATATCCTTGATCGGGTTCATGAATTTTGTTGACCTTGGTGTGGGTCAGGCGATTGTTAAGTATGTTTCGCAGTACGAAGTAACTGGGGAAAATGCTAAGGTTAAACCGATTTTAGACATCGCTTTGTTGATGTATGTGGTGTTAGGTTTGGTCATTGCGGCTGCGGTGTTGATTTTTGCGTTGCCGTTGGGTCATCTGATTTATAACGAGGATGCTGTTAAAGCTGAGCTGGCGGCTAAGGCATTGTCGATTACGGCGGTGGCTTTTTTACTGAGTTATATCAATCAGTTTTTCCTGAATGTATTCAAGGCTTACCATCGTTTTGATATTCCAGCGGTGATCCAAAATTCAGCCAACATCGCGGGTGTCGTGATGGCGACCATTATGGTGTTGTTTGGTTATGATTTGATCGCTATTTTGTGGGGTTACGTCATTATTCAGATGATCGCACTGAGCAGTGGTTACATCTTGGGAAAGCAGGTATTGCCGCAAGATGTGCGGTTGGGTTTGTCATTCGACCGTCATATTTTCGCGGAAATGATTGGGTTTAGCGCTTATACCTTTGTCAGTAACTTCTTGGGTGGTGTGGTTTCCCGTCTGGATAAATTTATTATCGGAGCCATTCTGGGAACAGAGGCGGTCACGTATTACCAGATTCCACATACGATTGCGCAAATGGCTAATGGTCTGATTCAGGTGCTGAGCCAGATTACCTTTCCGCGTTTTAGTGAGTTATCGAGTTTAAACGATCAGGTTGGGCGACTCGCCTTGTATCGGCGTGCGATGTGGTTGGTGTTCTTGTTTAGCATGGCGATTAGCGTGGCGTTGATTTCTTCGGGCGGGGCTTTCCTTGAGTTGTGGATTTCCCCTGAGTTTGCGCTGCATAGCACCTTGACCTTGCAAATTATTGCCCTGTATTTCTTCTTTCAGTCGAATACCGTGGTGGCTTACTGGGTGTTACAGGGTTCAGGGAATGCAAAAGTAACCGCGATCAGTTCTTTCTTGGGAACGGTGGCGTATGTGGTGGGAATGTATGTGTTAACACCGCGTTATGGTCATGATGGTGCTGCGCTGTCGTTGTTCTTGTTGTTGTTGCCATTGCCTTATTTCTATTGGTGGGTACAGCGCAATGTGGGGCATAAGTTCGGTGAGTACCTGTTGCAAACCTTGTTGTTTGTGGTGCTAGGGGCGTTGATAATTGTGTTGTTGAACTATGTGCACGAATACATAAACAGTAATTTACTGGTTATTGTGGCAGATGGCGTGGTCTTGATGGGAGTGGTTGGGGCGGCTTTGCTCTACCTGTTCCGGGAGACCTTGCGAGTGCGCTTTAAGTAA
- a CDS encoding DegT/DnrJ/EryC1/StrS family aminotransferase: MTQLQQNNGFLPVSRPTITKKEIEYVTAAIASGWVSSLGEYLTAFEEKFAEFCGSKYALTCSNGTTSLHLALVSMGVEAGDEVIMPDLTFIATANATKYVGAVPVLVDIDPETLCIDPAAIEAAITPKTKAIIPVHLYGHPANMPAIMAIAEKHGLLVIEDAAEAHGAEVDGKKVGSWGHCGSFSFYGNKVITSGEGGMITTDDEALYLRAKYLRDHAMSPTKRYWHTEVGYNYRMTNLQAALGLAQLERIEEILQKKQEIFTWYQEALSGLAGLTLNRTAPWATNVYWMVTAELEGADEATRDTFMQKLREFDVDSRPYFYPLSMMADYPGTHTPVTYQIYQKGINLPSYFDMEKRDVERVCAAVRKCMEMFQ; the protein is encoded by the coding sequence ATGACTCAATTACAACAGAACAATGGTTTCCTGCCCGTCTCTAGGCCGACCATTACCAAAAAAGAAATCGAGTACGTCACGGCGGCTATTGCATCGGGCTGGGTATCATCTTTAGGTGAATACCTCACGGCGTTTGAAGAAAAATTTGCGGAATTTTGCGGTAGCAAGTATGCCTTGACGTGCAGTAATGGCACGACCTCTTTGCATTTGGCGCTGGTTAGTATGGGTGTTGAGGCGGGTGATGAGGTGATCATGCCAGACTTAACGTTTATTGCTACTGCCAACGCGACTAAATACGTGGGTGCTGTACCGGTTTTGGTCGATATTGATCCTGAAACCTTGTGCATTGATCCTGCTGCTATTGAGGCGGCGATTACGCCAAAAACCAAGGCGATCATTCCAGTGCATTTGTATGGGCATCCGGCGAATATGCCAGCCATTATGGCGATTGCTGAGAAACACGGTTTGTTGGTGATTGAGGATGCAGCCGAGGCGCATGGTGCGGAAGTCGATGGCAAAAAAGTAGGGTCTTGGGGGCATTGCGGTTCCTTTAGCTTTTACGGTAACAAGGTGATTACCTCTGGCGAAGGCGGCATGATTACCACGGACGATGAGGCATTGTACCTCCGTGCCAAGTATTTGCGTGATCATGCGATGAGTCCCACGAAACGCTACTGGCATACGGAAGTAGGTTATAACTACCGTATGACCAACTTGCAGGCAGCATTGGGCTTGGCGCAATTGGAGCGCATTGAAGAAATCCTGCAAAAGAAACAGGAAATATTTACCTGGTATCAAGAAGCTCTCAGTGGTCTGGCGGGCTTGACGTTGAATCGGACTGCACCTTGGGCGACAAATGTTTACTGGATGGTGACGGCAGAACTTGAAGGGGCAGATGAGGCTACTCGTGACACTTTCATGCAGAAATTACGTGAATTTGATGTGGACAGTCGCCCTTATTTCTACCCATTGTCGATGATGGCTGACTACCCCGGTACACATACGCCCGTTACTTACCAAATCTACCAAAAAGGTATCAATCTGCCTTCTTATTTTGATATGGAAAAGCGTGATGTCGAGCGTGTATGCGCGGCTGTCAGGAAATGCATGGAAATGTTCCAATAA
- the wecA gene encoding UDP-N-acetylglucosamine--undecaprenyl-phosphate N-acetylglucosaminephosphotransferase, translated as MSFAGIFLLVFFISALSILLLTPFAVKFGLVDVPNSERKFHNGDIPLIGGVSIYAGLVMGISLFITPNSSSLTYLVCSSIIVALGVADDVKDLSPRLRLFVQTVVAALMCAGSGMYIHYLGTMFGTSAVDIGALGYVVTVFAVLAAINAFNMIDGIDGLLGISSLVTFVGMGILFFLNDDMTNMKLTLILSGALIPYLIANLAGGVQEKDKRIVKIFMGDTGSMLIGFTVVWLLIQGTQPTLDGSVNSNAISFSAATALWLIAFPLMDMARVIVERVSRGQSPLKADRTHLHHILLQSGDSKQSALLKISTLSAFFAATGIAMHVSGFQEVTIFLTFLAAFALYTVRVRQLQKKPA; from the coding sequence GTGAGTTTTGCGGGCATTTTTTTATTAGTTTTTTTTATATCTGCGTTATCCATTCTGCTACTTACCCCGTTTGCGGTTAAGTTTGGTTTGGTGGATGTACCCAATAGTGAGCGTAAGTTCCATAACGGGGATATTCCGTTAATAGGTGGGGTGTCAATCTATGCAGGCTTGGTGATGGGGATTTCTCTATTCATTACGCCTAATAGTAGTTCACTGACCTATTTGGTGTGCAGCAGTATCATTGTGGCGCTTGGAGTGGCTGATGACGTTAAAGACTTGTCGCCTAGGCTAAGATTGTTTGTACAAACCGTGGTAGCGGCGCTGATGTGTGCTGGTAGCGGCATGTACATTCATTATCTGGGGACAATGTTTGGGACTTCAGCCGTTGACATTGGGGCGCTTGGCTACGTGGTGACGGTGTTTGCCGTTCTTGCTGCTATCAATGCGTTCAATATGATAGATGGAATTGACGGTTTATTGGGTATTTCTTCGTTAGTGACATTCGTGGGCATGGGAATCCTATTCTTCCTGAATGATGACATGACTAACATGAAGCTGACCTTAATCCTTTCTGGTGCACTCATTCCTTATCTGATTGCTAACCTTGCCGGGGGCGTTCAGGAAAAGGATAAGAGAATCGTTAAGATTTTTATGGGTGATACAGGTTCCATGCTGATTGGTTTCACCGTGGTTTGGTTATTGATTCAGGGAACCCAGCCGACACTGGATGGTTCGGTCAATAGCAATGCTATTAGTTTCTCGGCGGCAACTGCACTGTGGCTAATTGCTTTCCCCCTGATGGATATGGCGCGGGTTATCGTGGAGCGAGTCTCGCGGGGTCAGTCACCGTTGAAAGCGGATCGTACTCATCTTCACCACATTTTGTTACAAAGTGGGGACAGCAAGCAGTCTGCGCTTCTGAAAATTAGCACTTTGTCGGCATTTTTTGCAGCTACGGGCATAGCAATGCATGTTAGCGGTTTCCAAGAGGTTACTATCTTTTTGACCTTCTTGGCTGCATTTGCCCTATACACGGTAAGGGTAAGGCAATTGCAGAAGAAGCCTGCTTAG
- the ruvB gene encoding Holliday junction branch migration DNA helicase RuvB has protein sequence MEKPAAHILSPHSKREETYIDEHIRPRRLQDYIGQPVVREQMEIFIHAARHRGEALDHVLIFGPPGLGKTTLSHIIAHEMGANLRQTSGPVLEKAGDLAALLTNLEPHDVLFIDEIHRLSPMVEEILYPALEDFQLDIMIGEGPAARSIKLDLPPFTLVGATTRAGLLTSPLRDRFGIVQRLEFYNVDDLAYIVQRAASIIGASIDVGGAREIARRSRGTPRIANRLLRRVRDYVQVKGNGLIDTEMADKALNMLNVDNQGFDHMDRRLLLAVMEKFDGGPVGVDSLAAAIGEERGTIEDVLEPFLIQQGFLMRTPRGRVATRHAWQHFGLTIPARLNLTEIQSDQEGSSFDLFE, from the coding sequence ATGGAAAAACCAGCAGCTCACATCCTCTCGCCACACAGTAAGCGCGAAGAAACGTATATCGATGAGCATATCCGCCCGCGCCGTCTACAGGACTACATTGGGCAACCCGTGGTACGCGAACAAATGGAAATTTTCATTCATGCCGCCCGCCACCGGGGGGAAGCGTTGGATCACGTCCTGATTTTTGGTCCACCGGGGCTGGGTAAAACCACGCTTTCTCACATTATAGCGCATGAAATGGGGGCGAACCTGCGGCAAACCTCCGGGCCAGTACTAGAAAAAGCTGGGGATCTGGCTGCCCTGCTGACCAACCTCGAACCTCACGACGTATTATTCATCGACGAGATTCACCGCCTCAGCCCGATGGTAGAAGAGATTCTCTACCCTGCCTTAGAAGACTTCCAGCTCGACATTATGATTGGGGAAGGCCCTGCCGCGCGTTCCATCAAGCTCGACCTCCCGCCCTTCACCTTGGTGGGCGCGACGACCCGTGCAGGTTTGCTTACCTCGCCATTACGGGATCGCTTCGGGATTGTGCAACGCCTGGAGTTTTACAATGTCGATGACCTGGCTTACATCGTGCAACGCGCCGCCAGCATTATTGGGGCAAGCATCGACGTGGGTGGCGCGCGAGAAATCGCCCGCCGGTCACGCGGCACGCCCCGTATTGCCAACCGCCTGTTACGGCGGGTACGCGATTACGTGCAAGTCAAAGGTAATGGCCTGATTGATACCGAAATGGCGGATAAAGCCCTCAATATGCTCAATGTGGATAATCAAGGTTTCGACCATATGGATCGCCGCCTACTGTTAGCTGTCATGGAAAAATTCGACGGCGGCCCCGTGGGGGTCGACAGCTTGGCTGCTGCGATTGGCGAAGAACGTGGCACGATTGAAGATGTCCTCGAACCGTTCCTCATCCAACAAGGTTTTCTGATGCGCACCCCGCGTGGGCGGGTCGCTACCCGCCATGCTTGGCAACACTTCGGGCTGACTATTCCCGCCCGTCTCAACCTAACCGAGATCCAATCAGATCAAGAAGGCAGTAGTTTTGACTTATTTGAATGA
- the ybgC gene encoding tol-pal system-associated acyl-CoA thioesterase, protein MTYLNEFILPVRVYYEDTDAGGVVYHANYLRFMERARTEWLRTLGFEQDKLAQELSIVFVVAGLEIAYRKPARFNDALFISAKIDTIGRASLVFKQEIWREGGNNSRELLTTASVKVVCVSTGNFRSTTIPTVIRELLQ, encoded by the coding sequence TTGACTTATTTGAATGAATTTATCCTCCCGGTACGGGTGTATTACGAAGATACCGATGCCGGAGGCGTGGTGTATCACGCCAATTACCTGCGTTTCATGGAACGCGCACGGACTGAATGGCTGCGCACCTTGGGCTTTGAACAAGACAAATTGGCACAAGAATTGAGTATTGTTTTCGTCGTTGCCGGGCTGGAGATTGCCTACCGTAAACCCGCCCGTTTCAATGATGCCTTATTCATTAGCGCCAAAATCGACACCATTGGACGCGCCTCACTGGTATTCAAGCAAGAAATTTGGCGGGAAGGCGGCAATAATTCGCGGGAACTCTTGACAACTGCCAGCGTCAAAGTAGTCTGTGTCAGCACGGGCAACTTTCGTTCAACGACAATTCCAACAGTAATCAGGGAACTCCTTCAGTGA